A window from Purpureocillium takamizusanense chromosome 3, complete sequence encodes these proteins:
- the UTP6 gene encoding U3 snoRNP protein (COG:S~EggNog:ENOG503NYHC), protein MAGVAEKARFYLERSVPQLREWEDKGVFSKDEIRNIVQKRNDYEHRVLSPGNKPAEWSSYAKWEQSLEALKSKRCKRLKIRHLNSAHAGQGRVLAIYERSVNRHPASGELWREYLAYTAGVKATKRWRKTMTNALRMNPTDPELWVMAGRRAARNGDMASSRGFFMRGCRFCNKECGLWMEYARSEMEWLAKVDKRKAKPGKAAKDPLRPDRTDADDELRIEDSDAEDDDDDGDNELPVPSRAQAKAINEQESAQLRSNPAMDGAIPIAIFDISRKQPFFKADVAEAFYVMLGAFRSVSVQPKVAQHVLHVIEEQFPEDPATCSCYIRQPILGLSPHTADFAANLRTVLGRLTEKLESTTDRARLAQKTIAWMDEYLALDGLDDSIRAVLKLSRERVAGDVL, encoded by the exons ATGGCAGGCGTCGCCGAAAAGGCGAGGTTCTACCTCGAGCGGTCCGTCCCGCAACTGCGCGAATGGGAAGACAAGGGCGTCTTCTCCAAG GACGAGATTCGCAACATTGTCCAGAAGCGCAACGACTACGAGCACAGGGTCCTCTCGCCCGGCAACAAGCCCGCTGAATGGTCCTCGTACGCCAAGTGGGAGCAgtcgctcgaggcgctcaagtCGAAGCGCTGCAAGCGGCTCAAGATCCGGCACCTCAACTCGGCGCACGCCGGGCAgggccgcgtcctcgccatctACGAGCGGTCGGTCAACAGACAccccgccagcggcgagcTGTGGCGCGAGTACCTGGCCTACACGGCCGGCGTCAAGGCAACGAAGCGGTGGCGCAAGACCATGACCAACGCCCTCCGCATGAACCCGACCGACCCTGAGCTGTGGgtcatggccggccggcgcgccgcccgcaacggagacatggcctcgtcgcgcggctTCTTCATGCGCGGCTGCCGCTTCTGCAACAAGGAGTGCGGGTTGTGGATGGAGTATGCCCGGTCTGAGATGGAGTGGCTGGCCAAGGTCGAcaagcgcaaggccaagccAGGCAAAGCCGCCAAAGATCCGCTGCGGCCGGATCGAACtgacgccgatgacgagctACGGATCGAagacagcgacgccgaggacgacgacgacgatggcgacaacgagctgcccgtgccgtcgcgcgcccaggccaaggccatcaacgAGCAGGAATCGGCGCAGCTCAGGTCGAATCCGGCCATGGACGGGGCGATACCAATCGCCATCTTCGACATATCGCGGAAGCAGCCCTTCTtcaaggccgacgtcgccgaggcatTCTATGTCATGCTCGGGGCCTTCCGCAGCGTCTCGGTGCAGCCCAAGGTGGCTCAGCATGTGCTGCACGTCATAGAAGAGCAGTTCCCCGAGGACCCCGCCACCTGCAGCTGCTACATCAGACAGCCCATCCTGGGTCTGAGCCCGCATACGGCAGACTTTGCCGCGAACCTACGGACGGTGCTGGGCCGGTTGACGGAGAAGCTCGAGTCCACGACTGATCGGGCGAGACTCGCACAAAAGACGATTGCGTGGATGGATGAGTACCTGGCGCTggacgggctcgacgacagcATACGGGCTGTGCTGAAACTTTCGAGGGAAAGGGTGGCGGGTGATGTACTGTAG